A region from the Melioribacter roseus P3M-2 genome encodes:
- a CDS encoding SpoIIE family protein phosphatase has translation MGELFCEIIVESSPKGNNRLCGDVTEKMRNNIGSVFILADGLGSGLKAHLSAQFYLSHFMELIRSGYSLRKSFSSLIHTIEKAKKGNNPVAFLSAVRILTDGLGVALLYDMPPVIIISGGKATVLNGITHSFYDTIVNEISFSLKKDEGLLIFSDGITMSGIGRENPEGWHIDKIARYVNELLCNGVKIEELPGLILKESYRLWNYEPKDDLTAALIKCRRSKIVNMLTGAPADKSSDEKVVKKFVNKKGLKIICGATTAKIAARVLGKELYLDDNDENDITPPGYYLDGIGLVTEGAVTLNQLYNIWGEDIGKLNINNPVTQLYAYLSIADKINLFWGRAKSPAEGDIVFKQKGILDRDKIIPLLIEKFRSEDKIVCVEEY, from the coding sequence ATGGGAGAATTATTCTGCGAAATAATAGTTGAATCGTCGCCCAAAGGGAATAACCGTTTATGCGGAGACGTTACGGAAAAGATGCGCAACAATATCGGCTCTGTTTTTATATTGGCAGACGGACTCGGTTCGGGACTTAAAGCCCATTTGTCTGCGCAATTCTATCTTTCGCATTTTATGGAACTAATCCGTTCGGGATATTCTCTCAGAAAATCTTTCTCGAGTTTGATTCATACAATCGAAAAAGCAAAAAAAGGCAATAATCCCGTTGCATTTTTATCGGCGGTAAGAATATTGACTGACGGACTGGGAGTCGCTCTTTTATACGACATGCCGCCCGTCATAATAATCTCCGGCGGAAAAGCGACAGTGTTAAACGGGATTACTCATTCTTTTTACGACACGATTGTAAATGAAATCAGTTTTTCTTTGAAAAAAGACGAGGGCTTACTGATTTTTAGCGACGGAATTACCATGTCGGGAATCGGCAGGGAAAATCCCGAAGGTTGGCATATTGATAAAATTGCCAGGTACGTTAATGAACTTCTGTGTAACGGAGTGAAAATCGAAGAACTACCCGGGCTAATATTGAAAGAATCGTATCGCCTGTGGAATTACGAACCGAAAGACGATTTAACCGCTGCTTTGATTAAATGCCGCCGGTCTAAAATTGTAAACATGTTAACGGGCGCCCCGGCCGATAAATCCTCCGATGAAAAAGTCGTCAAAAAATTCGTAAACAAAAAAGGACTTAAAATTATTTGCGGAGCTACAACAGCCAAAATAGCCGCACGCGTTCTCGGCAAAGAACTTTATCTCGACGACAACGACGAAAACGACATTACTCCTCCGGGATATTATCTGGACGGTATCGGATTGGTAACCGAAGGAGCGGTTACTCTCAATCAACTTTATAATATCTGGGGCGAAGATATCGGTAAACTGAATATCAACAACCCCGTGACTCAACTGTACGCCTATTTGAGCATTGCGGATAAAATAAATTTATTCTGGGGCAGAGCCAAAAGTCCGGCTGAAGGCGATATTGTGTTCAAACAAAAAGGGATTCTTGATCGCGATAAAATCATTCCTTTGTTAATAGAAAAATTCCGTTCGGAAGACAAAATCGTCTGCGTGGAAGAATATTAA
- a CDS encoding [Fe-Fe] hydrogenase large subunit C-terminal domain-containing protein — translation MSGRIIYTIEARCRDCYRCLRNCPVNAISVMNGQASVDESLCIVCGNCLKECPQNAKQYRNDIEKVKRLVSQFNTAVSIAPSYPAFFEEWECNRLASVLRKLGFKFIAETSVTATDVAVESIEYYRGNDKSLLSSACPSLVNYIEKHQPQLTDFLAPILSPMTASAVKIKSELGMSWKVVFIGPCVAKKEEAERPESEGLVDAVLTFEELYDWLKEESIDFKNYEESNFDQRSGGYSRLYPLTGGMIKTALANADNLNEEIHYVCGWEEIKDSLTEIPKKKSFVEPLMCRMGCINGPGVIGDAAIFERKRKVIDSFKKKSNALNCDERRPFTGKITRSFKRVNKVAIEKHDVEEIIKILNQKGIMTEEDELNCGACGFDTCRENAEAVLNKKIELESCIPYMRRLAEQRTDKIIETSPNGIVILDSELNVLHMNEAFKKFFVCGNALLGKKISHLMDPEPFVRLKDGANPIIELTEEHKKYNLICHQILYKLPEEEQYVGIFVDITSTILNEEKLNTMRRKVVEQARELLEHQMIMAQNLTRFLGESTAKGEELVEQLLQLSREEKKQNPAKGNEWIWENYSAK, via the coding sequence ATGTCCGGAAGAATTATTTACACAATCGAAGCCAGATGCCGGGACTGTTACAGATGTTTGCGCAATTGTCCCGTCAATGCCATCAGCGTTATGAACGGTCAGGCGTCGGTCGACGAGTCGTTATGCATAGTGTGCGGAAATTGCTTGAAAGAATGTCCGCAGAATGCAAAACAATACAGAAACGATATAGAAAAAGTTAAACGTCTTGTTTCTCAATTTAATACGGCGGTGTCGATAGCGCCGTCGTATCCGGCATTTTTTGAAGAATGGGAATGCAACAGACTCGCTTCCGTACTGAGAAAACTCGGATTTAAATTTATTGCCGAGACTTCCGTTACGGCGACCGACGTGGCCGTTGAGTCGATCGAATATTACAGAGGCAATGATAAATCTCTCCTTTCCTCCGCATGCCCTTCGCTTGTAAATTATATCGAAAAACATCAGCCGCAGTTGACGGATTTTTTGGCTCCGATTCTTTCGCCGATGACGGCCAGCGCCGTTAAAATAAAGAGCGAACTCGGAATGAGTTGGAAAGTTGTTTTTATAGGTCCCTGCGTGGCTAAAAAAGAAGAAGCGGAACGACCCGAATCCGAAGGTCTTGTCGACGCCGTACTTACGTTTGAAGAATTATACGATTGGCTGAAAGAAGAATCGATCGATTTCAAGAATTACGAGGAAAGCAACTTCGACCAGCGGTCGGGCGGTTACTCGAGACTCTATCCTTTAACCGGCGGAATGATTAAAACCGCATTGGCAAACGCCGACAATCTGAACGAAGAAATTCATTACGTCTGCGGCTGGGAAGAAATTAAGGATTCTTTGACTGAAATTCCGAAAAAGAAAAGCTTCGTCGAACCTTTGATGTGCAGAATGGGATGTATTAACGGTCCGGGTGTAATAGGCGATGCTGCGATATTTGAAAGGAAGAGAAAAGTAATCGATTCTTTTAAGAAAAAATCAAATGCTCTCAATTGCGACGAAAGGCGTCCTTTTACGGGAAAAATTACAAGGTCGTTTAAGCGTGTCAATAAAGTTGCAATTGAAAAACACGACGTAGAAGAAATAATAAAGATACTGAATCAAAAAGGGATAATGACCGAAGAAGACGAATTGAATTGCGGAGCCTGCGGTTTTGACACATGCCGCGAAAATGCGGAAGCCGTATTGAACAAGAAAATAGAACTAGAATCGTGTATTCCTTACATGAGAAGACTGGCTGAACAAAGAACGGATAAAATTATCGAAACATCGCCCAACGGAATAGTAATACTCGACAGCGAACTGAACGTACTTCACATGAACGAAGCGTTCAAAAAGTTTTTTGTGTGCGGCAACGCTTTGCTGGGCAAAAAAATATCTCATTTAATGGACCCGGAGCCGTTCGTGCGTCTCAAGGACGGAGCCAATCCAATTATCGAACTTACAGAAGAGCACAAAAAATACAACCTGATTTGTCATCAGATACTTTATAAACTGCCGGAAGAAGAACAGTACGTCGGTATATTCGTCGATATTACCAGCACAATTTTAAATGAAGAAAAATTAAATACAATGCGGCGCAAAGTTGTCGAGCAGGCCCGCGAACTGCTGGAACACCAGATGATAATGGCGCAAAATCTTACAAGGTTTTTAGGCGAAAGCACGGCAAAAGGGGAAGAGCTTGTAGAACAATTGCTGCAACTATCGCGCGAGGAGAAAAAACAAAATCCCGCAAAAGGAAACGAGTGGATATGGGAGAATTATTCTGCGAAATAA
- a CDS encoding [FeFe] hydrogenase, group A → MENNFLYVNGEKVEFGNERNLLEVIRKTNIEIPTFCYHSELSIYGACRMCVVDIDGRGIVTSCTTKPQPGMKVKTHTSEVRKIRKIALELILANHDRNCTSCVKSDTCKLQKLSNDLGVNEIRFKEREIRFDLDKSSDALIRDPNKCILCGDCVRACGEIQGIGVIDFVKRGEKAAVMPAFGKELANVDCVDCGQCARVCPTASITPKYEVDKVWKEIENPDKVVVAQIAPAVRVAIGELFGFKPGALLTGQIVNALKMIGFDKVFDTSFAADLTVIEEANEFIQRKQEDYKLPLFTSCCPGWVKFVEYYHPELITNLSSCKSPQQMFGSVAKEILPELLNIKKENLAVVSIMPCTAKKAEAKRPEFNHGGIKEVDYVLTTVELAAMIKEAGIKFENLTPEPLDMPMGFKSGAGVIFGNSGGVSEAVARYAYEKLTGQKLFDFEFKQLRGSDALRTAELELNGTKIRMAIVSGLKNASELIKKLKNKEAEYDIIEVMACPGGCIAGAGQPYTTESDNKCKRASALYESDKTLQLHKSQDNPYVSELYSSLLGEPNSRKAHSLLHTKYYNRRRITPENLIKLADNDSKKLTVEVCVGTNCYVKGSQKIISEVLNYIEKKGLSNAVAVKATFCMEKCNEGPNVKLAGETMNTTDSDEIIKLIKEKLNLTQEINY, encoded by the coding sequence ATGGAAAATAACTTTTTGTATGTAAACGGCGAAAAAGTGGAATTTGGTAACGAACGGAATTTACTCGAAGTCATCAGAAAAACAAATATAGAGATTCCAACGTTTTGTTATCATTCGGAACTGAGCATCTACGGCGCTTGCAGAATGTGCGTAGTGGATATCGATGGAAGAGGAATCGTAACTTCGTGCACGACCAAACCTCAGCCGGGGATGAAAGTTAAAACTCATACGAGCGAAGTTCGTAAAATCAGAAAAATTGCGTTGGAGCTGATCCTCGCAAATCACGATCGTAATTGCACTTCCTGCGTAAAAAGCGATACGTGTAAACTTCAAAAATTGTCGAACGACCTCGGAGTGAATGAAATCCGGTTCAAAGAAAGAGAAATTCGGTTCGATCTCGACAAATCGTCAGACGCTCTGATAAGAGATCCTAATAAGTGTATTTTGTGCGGCGATTGCGTCAGAGCGTGCGGCGAAATACAGGGCATTGGAGTAATTGATTTCGTCAAACGAGGCGAGAAAGCCGCCGTAATGCCGGCATTCGGAAAAGAACTGGCAAATGTAGATTGCGTTGATTGCGGTCAATGCGCGCGCGTTTGTCCGACGGCTTCAATTACGCCGAAGTATGAAGTCGACAAAGTATGGAAGGAAATTGAAAATCCCGATAAAGTAGTTGTTGCGCAAATTGCCCCTGCAGTTAGAGTTGCAATAGGAGAATTATTCGGATTCAAGCCGGGTGCGCTTTTAACTGGACAGATTGTAAACGCGCTTAAAATGATCGGTTTCGACAAAGTGTTCGATACTTCATTTGCAGCCGATCTGACTGTAATAGAAGAAGCTAACGAATTTATTCAGCGCAAACAGGAAGATTATAAACTTCCGCTCTTTACTTCGTGCTGCCCGGGCTGGGTAAAGTTCGTCGAATATTATCACCCGGAATTGATAACTAATCTTTCTTCGTGTAAATCTCCTCAGCAGATGTTCGGTTCGGTAGCAAAGGAAATTTTGCCGGAGTTGTTAAACATAAAGAAGGAAAATCTTGCGGTGGTTTCGATTATGCCGTGCACCGCCAAAAAAGCCGAAGCAAAACGACCCGAATTCAATCACGGGGGAATCAAAGAAGTCGATTATGTTTTGACTACGGTTGAACTGGCGGCTATGATTAAAGAAGCCGGAATTAAATTTGAAAATCTTACTCCCGAGCCCCTCGACATGCCGATGGGTTTTAAATCCGGAGCCGGCGTAATATTCGGCAACAGCGGAGGAGTCAGCGAAGCAGTCGCCCGCTATGCGTACGAAAAACTGACAGGTCAAAAACTTTTCGACTTTGAATTTAAGCAGTTGAGAGGCAGCGACGCTTTGCGTACGGCTGAACTGGAATTGAACGGAACAAAAATAAGAATGGCAATTGTAAGCGGCTTGAAAAACGCCTCAGAACTGATTAAGAAATTAAAAAATAAAGAAGCGGAATACGACATTATTGAAGTGATGGCTTGCCCCGGCGGATGTATTGCCGGAGCCGGTCAACCTTATACTACAGAATCCGATAACAAATGCAAAAGAGCTTCAGCTCTCTATGAATCCGACAAAACTCTGCAGTTGCATAAATCACAGGACAATCCGTACGTCTCGGAACTGTATTCAAGTTTATTGGGAGAACCCAACAGTCGAAAGGCTCATAGTTTACTCCATACTAAATATTACAACAGGCGGCGCATTACTCCCGAGAATTTGATTAAACTTGCGGATAACGATTCTAAAAAACTTACCGTTGAGGTGTGCGTAGGAACGAACTGTTACGTTAAAGGCTCTCAAAAAATAATCTCGGAAGTTCTGAATTATATCGAGAAAAAAGGATTGTCGAATGCAGTGGCTGTCAAAGCGACTTTCTGTATGGAAAAATGCAACGAAGGTCCGAATGTTAAACTTGCGGGTGAAACGATGAATACAACAGATTCAGACGAGATAATCAAACTAATCAAAGAAAAGCTCAATCTTACTCAGGAAATAAATTACTGA
- a CDS encoding NADH-quinone oxidoreductase subunit NuoF yields the protein MRKRFADLEEISLSYKESGRLIKRRVTICAGTGCVANGSLEVYNEFLKQLESSGIEHLIKIELKKESSDAVLVSSSGCQGFCQMGPLVTIEPDGIMYVQVGKDDVKNVVERTLMGNEVIEELLYTDLSSGKKCKGTEDINFYKRQKRFVLGNCGRINPEDIYEYIASDGYKAARRAILEMTDAQICQEILRSGLRGRGGGGFPTGKKWELTRQSVSDIKYVICNGDEGDPGAFMDRSIMEGNPHSVIEGMMIAAKAIGASKGYVYVRMEYPLAVKRLRIAVQQARELGLLGLNIFDSGFDFDIEIMEGAGAFVCGEETALMASIEGNRGMPNPKPPFPAESGLFGKPTLINNVETLSSVPKIILNGPDYFSSIGTDNSPGTKTFALTGNVVNTGLIEVPFGTTLREIIFEIGGGVVNDNGEIDPDAFKAVQIGGPSGGCLVEEHLDLPLDFDSLGKVGAMVGSGGLVVMNKSTCMVQMARFFMQFTQNESCGKCVLCREGTKQMLALLDDIMEGRATYETISLLEELAGAVNKGSLCGLGKTAPNPVLSTLHYFRDEYYAHVEQKRCPAKQCKALLTPVIIPELCKGCGVCLRKCPTGAITGSKKEPHVINEELCIKCMACLEACRLNAVTIGG from the coding sequence ATGCGGAAACGGTTTGCTGATCTGGAAGAAATCTCCCTTTCTTATAAAGAATCGGGAAGGTTGATTAAAAGGCGCGTTACAATTTGCGCGGGCACCGGATGCGTTGCAAACGGCTCGCTCGAAGTATATAACGAATTTCTGAAACAACTGGAATCAAGCGGTATTGAGCATCTTATAAAAATCGAACTAAAGAAAGAAAGTTCGGATGCCGTTCTTGTAAGCAGCAGCGGATGCCAGGGCTTCTGCCAGATGGGGCCTCTTGTTACAATAGAGCCCGACGGCATTATGTACGTACAAGTAGGAAAAGACGACGTAAAGAATGTCGTCGAACGGACGTTGATGGGAAACGAGGTTATAGAAGAATTGCTCTATACCGATTTGTCTTCCGGAAAAAAGTGTAAAGGAACGGAAGATATTAATTTTTATAAACGCCAGAAAAGATTTGTCCTCGGCAATTGCGGCAGGATCAATCCGGAAGATATTTACGAATATATTGCCTCAGACGGCTACAAAGCGGCTCGAAGAGCGATACTCGAAATGACCGACGCTCAAATTTGCCAAGAAATTTTAAGATCGGGATTGCGCGGTAGAGGCGGCGGCGGATTTCCAACTGGTAAAAAATGGGAGCTTACGAGACAATCAGTATCGGACATTAAATATGTCATCTGCAACGGAGACGAAGGCGATCCCGGCGCTTTTATGGACAGGAGCATAATGGAAGGGAATCCGCATTCGGTAATTGAAGGGATGATGATTGCGGCAAAAGCAATTGGAGCTTCTAAAGGATATGTTTACGTAAGAATGGAATATCCCCTTGCGGTCAAACGACTCAGGATAGCGGTTCAACAGGCAAGGGAATTAGGTCTGCTCGGGCTGAATATTTTCGACAGCGGATTCGATTTCGATATCGAAATTATGGAAGGAGCGGGAGCATTCGTATGCGGCGAAGAAACAGCATTGATGGCTTCTATCGAAGGCAACAGAGGAATGCCCAATCCCAAACCTCCGTTTCCCGCCGAATCCGGTCTATTCGGCAAACCCACGCTGATTAATAACGTCGAGACTTTGAGCAGCGTCCCGAAAATCATTTTGAACGGACCGGATTATTTTTCTTCTATCGGAACCGACAATTCCCCTGGCACAAAAACATTCGCTTTGACGGGGAACGTCGTCAATACCGGACTTATCGAAGTGCCCTTCGGAACAACGTTACGTGAAATCATATTCGAAATAGGCGGCGGAGTTGTGAACGACAACGGGGAAATAGATCCGGACGCTTTTAAGGCAGTCCAGATCGGAGGACCTTCGGGCGGTTGCCTTGTTGAAGAACATCTCGATTTGCCTCTCGATTTCGATTCGCTCGGAAAAGTGGGCGCCATGGTCGGCTCGGGCGGACTGGTAGTAATGAATAAATCGACCTGTATGGTTCAGATGGCTCGCTTTTTTATGCAGTTTACTCAGAATGAATCGTGCGGCAAATGTGTTCTTTGCCGCGAAGGAACAAAACAAATGTTAGCTCTGCTCGACGATATTATGGAAGGACGCGCAACTTATGAAACAATCTCATTGCTCGAAGAGTTGGCAGGGGCGGTTAATAAAGGCTCGTTATGCGGACTCGGAAAAACCGCGCCTAATCCGGTGCTGTCGACCTTGCATTATTTCAGAGACGAATATTATGCTCACGTCGAACAAAAAAGATGTCCTGCTAAACAGTGCAAAGCTCTGTTGACTCCCGTTATCATTCCGGAATTGTGCAAAGGCTGCGGGGTCTGCTTGAGAAAATGTCCCACGGGCGCAATAACCGGCTCAAAGAAAGAACCGCATGTAATCAACGAGGAATTGTGCATTAAATGTATGGCATGCTTAGAAGCCTGCCGTCTCAACGCAGTCACTATCGGAGGTTAA
- the nuoE gene encoding NADH-quinone oxidoreductase subunit NuoE encodes MFELTNTNAEKFNKVCKILEENQYDPHRLIPILQAVQNEYRYLPEEILRFIASSLGISPAKVYGVTTFYSHFTLEPKGKYVIKVCDGTACHVKKSESIIQTIEKKLGLTQSQKTTEDMLFTLETVSCLGACGLAPVVVVNEEVHSLMTPEKTERLIENIKKEETYAETVC; translated from the coding sequence ATGTTCGAATTGACCAACACTAACGCGGAAAAATTCAATAAAGTCTGTAAAATACTCGAAGAAAATCAATACGACCCTCACAGACTTATTCCGATTTTACAAGCCGTTCAAAACGAATACAGATATTTGCCCGAAGAAATTCTGCGATTTATAGCCTCTTCTCTGGGAATATCGCCCGCGAAAGTTTACGGCGTGACGACTTTCTATTCGCATTTTACGCTCGAGCCGAAAGGGAAATACGTTATCAAAGTGTGCGACGGTACGGCGTGCCACGTCAAAAAATCGGAATCGATAATTCAAACAATCGAAAAGAAACTGGGACTAACACAATCCCAAAAAACTACCGAAGATATGCTCTTTACGCTCGAAACCGTCTCGTGTCTGGGCGCCTGCGGCTTGGCTCCGGTTGTTGTGGTTAACGAGGAAGTCCATTCCTTGATGACTCCCGAAAAAACAGAACGGTTGATTGAAAATATCAAAAAGGAGGAGACTTATGCGGAAACGGTTTGCTGA
- a CDS encoding redox-sensing transcriptional repressor Rex yields the protein MVLEKETITIPEPTLKRLPRYIDILRNLTGKGEEYVSSSFIASALDLDPIQVRKDLSITGIVGKPKLGFEVKELLQSLLNALNWNNKNEAFLVGAGSLGSALLGYKGFKEYGLEIVAAFDNDPKKIGKRIDGIKILPVGKLTEMAERMHIHLGIITAPAEAAQEIADMLIEGGVIGIWNFAPVHLKVPANIIVENAQLSQSLAVLTHKLSKASII from the coding sequence ATGGTATTGGAAAAAGAAACAATTACAATTCCCGAACCGACGCTCAAAAGGCTGCCGAGGTATATCGACATCCTTAGAAATTTAACGGGAAAGGGGGAAGAGTACGTGTCGAGCAGTTTTATAGCCTCCGCGCTCGACCTCGACCCGATTCAGGTGCGTAAGGATTTGAGTATTACGGGAATTGTCGGAAAGCCCAAACTCGGGTTCGAAGTTAAGGAATTGTTACAGTCGCTATTAAATGCATTGAACTGGAACAACAAAAACGAAGCGTTCCTTGTCGGTGCGGGAAGTCTCGGCAGCGCTCTGCTGGGCTATAAAGGTTTTAAGGAATACGGCCTCGAAATCGTAGCGGCATTCGACAACGACCCGAAGAAAATCGGAAAAAGAATCGACGGAATCAAAATTCTCCCCGTCGGCAAACTGACCGAGATGGCTGAGAGAATGCATATTCATCTGGGAATTATTACCGCTCCCGCAGAAGCAGCTCAGGAAATTGCCGATATGCTGATTGAAGGAGGGGTAATAGGCATCTGGAACTTTGCTCCGGTGCATCTGAAAGTGCCGGCAAACATAATCGTGGAAAACGCTCAATTATCGCAGTCTCTAGCGGTATTGACTCACAAACTCTCGAAAGCATCCATTATATGA
- a CDS encoding glycoside hydrolase family 1 protein — protein MADKKPFRIRRHITTLTQYGILMFLWGSATSSFQIEGNIKNDFTDYEQKLGYPPYEEGSNHWKMWKDDIDMIRQLNQNAYRFSIEWSRLQPEPNTVSLEALNRYDATVDRLLEKGIEPMITLHHFAHPYWFHDVSPWHTGDSVKRFLDYSDLIFSRLADRVKYWITFNEPVVWSLAAYADAKFPPALSDLNLTMKALFNMMKAHAGAYEILKSYNSESYVGIAKHFIIFKEAREWFYPDKSTARRIDNFFNFMLLDAFITNRITVNFPPLLKFDKPINLNNKIDFWGINYYYRLHTKFKLNLKNPFLLYAKDPATDTGWEIYPKGLKKIIKLVSRYNKEIIITENGIATGNDLVRKKFIKKHVKIVRKQLEKGYKIKGYFYWSLMDNYEWLHGKSKRFGLVEVDYENNYKRTIRPSGHYYAGLIEKFFHDRKRGKINEKKSTGA, from the coding sequence GTGGCGGATAAAAAGCCGTTCCGAATAAGGCGGCATATTACGACATTAACTCAATACGGAATTCTGATGTTTTTATGGGGAAGCGCGACATCTTCTTTTCAAATTGAAGGGAATATAAAAAACGACTTTACGGATTACGAACAGAAGCTCGGATATCCGCCGTACGAAGAAGGTTCCAATCACTGGAAAATGTGGAAAGATGATATCGATATGATAAGACAATTGAATCAGAACGCATACAGATTTTCAATAGAGTGGTCGCGACTCCAGCCCGAGCCAAACACAGTATCTCTGGAAGCGCTTAACAGATACGACGCAACAGTCGACCGTCTGCTAGAAAAAGGCATCGAACCGATGATAACGCTCCACCATTTCGCGCATCCATATTGGTTTCACGACGTTTCTCCATGGCATACAGGCGATTCTGTTAAAAGATTTCTCGATTATTCCGATTTAATTTTCAGCCGCCTGGCAGACCGGGTAAAATACTGGATAACGTTCAACGAGCCGGTTGTTTGGTCGCTGGCTGCTTATGCCGACGCCAAGTTTCCTCCCGCTTTAAGCGATCTGAATTTGACGATGAAAGCGCTCTTTAATATGATGAAGGCGCACGCCGGAGCCTACGAAATTCTGAAATCTTACAATTCCGAAAGTTATGTCGGAATAGCAAAGCATTTTATTATTTTCAAAGAGGCGCGTGAATGGTTTTATCCCGACAAGAGTACAGCCCGGAGAATCGACAACTTTTTCAACTTTATGCTTCTCGACGCTTTTATTACCAATCGAATTACTGTCAATTTTCCTCCTCTGCTCAAATTCGACAAGCCGATAAACCTTAACAACAAAATCGATTTCTGGGGCATTAATTATTATTACCGGCTCCATACCAAATTCAAACTGAATCTTAAGAATCCCTTCTTACTCTATGCTAAGGATCCCGCTACCGATACGGGCTGGGAAATATATCCGAAAGGTTTAAAGAAAATAATAAAACTGGTTTCGCGTTACAATAAAGAAATAATTATTACAGAAAACGGGATTGCCACAGGGAACGACCTCGTCAGGAAAAAGTTTATTAAAAAACACGTAAAAATCGTAAGAAAGCAGCTGGAAAAAGGATATAAAATCAAAGGCTACTTCTACTGGAGTCTGATGGACAATTATGAATGGCTCCACGGCAAATCAAAAAGATTCGGATTGGTCGAGGTCGATTACGAGAACAATTATAAGCGGACAATCCGACCGAGCGGGCATTATTACGCCGGCTTAATCGAAAAATTTTTCCACGACCGCAAGCGCGGAAAAATCAACGAAAAAAAATCGACAGGAGCCTGA
- a CDS encoding glycosyltransferase — translation MDSVIYLLVLLPGLLYGLASLYFIKSAQKSRPVSLLKKGDLPSVTILKPVKGIDDNLEDNLSSFFELDYPDYEIIFGVDSEDDPAVSIIERVMKKYDHINSRLVIDGRNSGLNPKVNNLINMHPYANGDLILISDSNTKCDKDFLAYLTPHFEDKELGLLTATIRGYGENNIVSAMENIHLNAFVAPSIFAASALADIQITIGKAILIRKEALNAVGGFKAFANYLAEDFMMGKKVKETGFRVMTSPVTIDNINEKIPPEKFINRHSRWSKMRFRIAPFYYLLEPLTNPVALGLVLLPFFNGVLFYFISSVFIKTLLDYFIARRTNNDHKFYAYLLIPLKDLLIFAIWLMPFFNSKIKWRNNVMVIKEESILQPGAN, via the coding sequence ATGGATTCAGTTATATATTTACTTGTATTGCTTCCCGGTTTGCTCTACGGTTTGGCTTCACTCTATTTCATCAAAAGCGCTCAAAAGAGCAGACCCGTTTCACTTTTAAAAAAAGGAGATCTGCCATCCGTAACTATATTGAAGCCTGTCAAAGGAATCGACGACAATCTGGAAGATAATTTAAGCTCGTTTTTCGAGCTTGATTATCCGGATTACGAAATAATATTCGGCGTCGATTCCGAAGACGATCCGGCCGTTTCAATTATCGAAAGAGTGATGAAAAAATACGATCACATAAACTCGCGTCTCGTAATAGACGGTCGTAATTCGGGACTCAATCCGAAAGTTAATAATCTTATTAACATGCATCCTTACGCAAACGGAGATTTGATTCTCATAAGCGACAGCAATACGAAATGCGATAAAGATTTTCTTGCCTATTTAACCCCTCATTTCGAAGATAAAGAACTCGGTTTGCTGACAGCGACAATACGCGGTTACGGCGAAAACAACATTGTATCGGCGATGGAGAATATCCATCTGAACGCATTCGTAGCCCCGAGCATTTTCGCCGCTTCGGCGCTGGCCGACATTCAAATTACAATAGGCAAAGCAATTCTTATTCGCAAAGAGGCGTTAAACGCCGTAGGAGGATTCAAAGCTTTTGCCAACTATCTCGCGGAAGATTTTATGATGGGCAAAAAGGTTAAAGAAACCGGATTCCGCGTAATGACCTCGCCCGTTACAATCGACAACATAAACGAAAAAATTCCGCCGGAAAAATTCATCAATCGTCACAGTCGCTGGTCAAAAATGAGATTCAGAATAGCTCCTTTCTATTATTTGCTAGAGCCGTTAACAAATCCCGTCGCTTTGGGATTAGTCCTCCTTCCGTTCTTCAACGGAGTTTTATTTTATTTTATATCGTCTGTATTTATTAAAACGCTCCTGGATTACTTTATTGCCCGTCGGACAAACAACGATCATAAATTTTACGCTTATCTACTCATTCCCTTAAAAGACCTGCTTATTTTCGCAATCTGGCTTATGCCTTTTTTTAATTCGAAAATCAAATGGCGTAATAATGTCATGGTAATAAAAGAAGAATCGATCTTGCAACCTGGTGCTAATTAA